In a single window of the Osmerus eperlanus chromosome 4, fOsmEpe2.1, whole genome shotgun sequence genome:
- the tmem81 gene encoding transmembrane protein 81 isoform X3, with the protein MNAVPAEVIVHSTACSATCGLGVRQQELCPMREGQVEKGGCRMRWVRCLDTWQCGLQTITGPEGGRLELDCLGEVMEAMGRVSWRYARGIITSDDSLFVLYDSPQLDRVVLGLLQEDNAGTYRCEVQDSTFHLVKRVYKGVRVVPPQVLSLDYDSALVRWDKVDLSHSPNLTVVTGSPYTGRVVRNIVLTSLALSAALAGLILLGLSVLIQRRRWWKSCMRGKRVLLARLLPPPGGGGLEGEGTHTHLHL; encoded by the exons ATGAACGCTGTGCCAGCCGAGGTCATAGTACACAGCACTGCCTGCAGCGCCACCTGTGGCTTAGGGGTGCGTCAACAGGAGCTGTGCCCCATGCGGGAGGGTCAGGTTGAGAAGGGAGGGTGCCGGATGAGGTGGGTGCGATGTCTGGATACATGGCAGTGCGGGCTGCAGACAATCACAGGGCCTGAGGGTGGCCGCCTGGAGCTGGACTGTCTGGGAGAAGTGATGGAGGCCATGGGGAG GGTGTCCTGGCGTTACGCCAGAGGAATCATCACCTCTGACGACTCTCTCTTTGTGCTGTACGACTCTCCCCAGCTGGACCGGGTGGTTCTGGGTTTGCTCCAGGAGGACAATGCTGGTACATATCGTTGTGAAGTCCAGGACTCCACCTTCCATCTGGTCAAGAGGGTCTACAAAGGGGTCCGGGTTGTGCCTCCCCAGGTGCTGAGTCTGGACTATGATAGTGCTTTGGTCAGGTGGGACAAAGTCGACCTGAGTCACTCGCCCAACCTTACGGTGGTGACTGGGTCTCCGTACACAGGAAGGGTGGTCCGGAACATCGTGCTGACCAGCTTAGCGCTGTCAGCTGCCCTGGCTGGACTCATCCTGCTGGGTTTGAGCGTACTTAtccagaggaggagatggtggaaaAGCTGTATGAGAGGTAAGAGggtcctgctggccagactgcTACCtcctcctggaggaggagggctggaaggagagggcacacacacacaccttcacctctga
- the tmem81 gene encoding transmembrane protein 81 isoform X2, which produces MPNVLLWLALLLFPLPPTCPQTPPLLSAGDLEQMNAVPAEVIVHSTACSATCGLGVRQQELCPMREGQVEKGGCRMRWVRCLDTWQCGLQTITGPEGGRLELDCLGEVMEAMGRVSWRYARGIITSDDSLFVLYDSPQLDRVVLGLLQEDNAGTYRCEVQDSTFHLVKRVYKGVRVVPPQVLSLDYDSALVRWDKVDLSHSPNLTVVTGSPYTGRVVRNIVLTSLALSAALAGLILLGLSVLIQRRRWWKSCMRGKRVLLARLLPPPGGGGLEGEGTHTHLHL; this is translated from the exons ATGCCTAATGTGCTTCTCTGGCtggccctccttctcttcccgcTGCCACCAACCTgtccccagacccccccactGCTGTCGGCAGGTGACCTGGAGCAGATGAACGCTGTGCCAGCCGAGGTCATAGTACACAGCACTGCCTGCAGCGCCACCTGTGGCTTAGGGGTGCGTCAACAGGAGCTGTGCCCCATGCGGGAGGGTCAGGTTGAGAAGGGAGGGTGCCGGATGAGGTGGGTGCGATGTCTGGATACATGGCAGTGCGGGCTGCAGACAATCACAGGGCCTGAGGGTGGCCGCCTGGAGCTGGACTGTCTGGGAGAAGTGATGGAGGCCATGGGGAG GGTGTCCTGGCGTTACGCCAGAGGAATCATCACCTCTGACGACTCTCTCTTTGTGCTGTACGACTCTCCCCAGCTGGACCGGGTGGTTCTGGGTTTGCTCCAGGAGGACAATGCTGGTACATATCGTTGTGAAGTCCAGGACTCCACCTTCCATCTGGTCAAGAGGGTCTACAAAGGGGTCCGGGTTGTGCCTCCCCAGGTGCTGAGTCTGGACTATGATAGTGCTTTGGTCAGGTGGGACAAAGTCGACCTGAGTCACTCGCCCAACCTTACGGTGGTGACTGGGTCTCCGTACACAGGAAGGGTGGTCCGGAACATCGTGCTGACCAGCTTAGCGCTGTCAGCTGCCCTGGCTGGACTCATCCTGCTGGGTTTGAGCGTACTTAtccagaggaggagatggtggaaaAGCTGTATGAGAGGTAAGAGggtcctgctggccagactgcTACCtcctcctggaggaggagggctggaaggagagggcacacacacacaccttcacctctga
- the tmem81 gene encoding transmembrane protein 81 isoform X1 — translation MPNVLLWLALLLFPLPPTCPQTPPLLSAGDLEQMNAVPAEVIVHSTACSATCGLGVRQQELCPMREGQVEKGGCRMRWVRCLDTWQCGLQTITGPEGGRLELDCLGEVMEAMGRYSFRVSWRYARGIITSDDSLFVLYDSPQLDRVVLGLLQEDNAGTYRCEVQDSTFHLVKRVYKGVRVVPPQVLSLDYDSALVRWDKVDLSHSPNLTVVTGSPYTGRVVRNIVLTSLALSAALAGLILLGLSVLIQRRRWWKSCMRGKRVLLARLLPPPGGGGLEGEGTHTHLHL, via the exons ATGCCTAATGTGCTTCTCTGGCtggccctccttctcttcccgcTGCCACCAACCTgtccccagacccccccactGCTGTCGGCAGGTGACCTGGAGCAGATGAACGCTGTGCCAGCCGAGGTCATAGTACACAGCACTGCCTGCAGCGCCACCTGTGGCTTAGGGGTGCGTCAACAGGAGCTGTGCCCCATGCGGGAGGGTCAGGTTGAGAAGGGAGGGTGCCGGATGAGGTGGGTGCGATGTCTGGATACATGGCAGTGCGGGCTGCAGACAATCACAGGGCCTGAGGGTGGCCGCCTGGAGCTGGACTGTCTGGGAGAAGTGATGGAGGCCATGGGGAGGTACTCCTTCAG GGTGTCCTGGCGTTACGCCAGAGGAATCATCACCTCTGACGACTCTCTCTTTGTGCTGTACGACTCTCCCCAGCTGGACCGGGTGGTTCTGGGTTTGCTCCAGGAGGACAATGCTGGTACATATCGTTGTGAAGTCCAGGACTCCACCTTCCATCTGGTCAAGAGGGTCTACAAAGGGGTCCGGGTTGTGCCTCCCCAGGTGCTGAGTCTGGACTATGATAGTGCTTTGGTCAGGTGGGACAAAGTCGACCTGAGTCACTCGCCCAACCTTACGGTGGTGACTGGGTCTCCGTACACAGGAAGGGTGGTCCGGAACATCGTGCTGACCAGCTTAGCGCTGTCAGCTGCCCTGGCTGGACTCATCCTGCTGGGTTTGAGCGTACTTAtccagaggaggagatggtggaaaAGCTGTATGAGAGGTAAGAGggtcctgctggccagactgcTACCtcctcctggaggaggagggctggaaggagagggcacacacacacaccttcacctctga
- the LOC134018284 gene encoding ras-related protein Rab-7L1-like yields MHCQEHTHKVLIVGDKNVGKSSYVKRYVNGNFNYKQPYKMTVGVDFAVKVLQWSDTETVRLHLWDIAGQESFISMTRVYYKGASGCVVMFDMTEPSSFLHARQWKQDIDTKAMLPNGDPIPCILLANKCDLGMGCVSSEKIKEFSEANGFIGWMETSVKDNRNIQEPLRFLVENMLRSGNAVNPHPPQKVVNLQQDSAPARDTGCC; encoded by the exons ATGCATTGTCAAGAGCACACGCATAAAGTACTCATAGTAGGTGACAAGAATGTTGGTAAATCGTCATATGTCAAACGTTACGTGAATGGCAATTTCAACTATAAACAGCCATACAAAATGACAGTCGGAG TTGATTTTGCAGTAAAGGTTCTTCAGTGGTCTGACACGGAAACAGTCCGACTGCATTTGTGGGACATTGCAG GCCAGGAGAGTTTCATCTCCATGACCAGGGTGTACTACAAAGGAGCCTCGGGGTGTGTGGTGATGTTTGACATGACTGAACCTTCCAGCTTCCTCCACGCCCGGCAGTGGAAACAGGACATTGACACTAAGGCAATGTTGCCCAATGGAGACCCCATTCCTTGCATATTGCTGGCCAACAAG TGTGACCTGGGCATGGGATGCGTGTCATCTGAGAAAATAAAGGAGTTCAGTGAGGCCAACGGCTTCATTGGCTGGATGGAGACGTCTGTCAAGGACAACAGGAACATCCAAGAGCCCCTCAG GTTTCTTGTGGAGAATATGTTGAGGTCTGGGAATGCAGTGAATCCTCATCCTCCACAAAAGGTGGTCAACCTTCAACAGGATTCTGCCCCAGCCAGGGACACAGGATGCTGCTGA